Proteins from one Bacteroides mediterraneensis genomic window:
- a CDS encoding Nif3-like dinuclear metal center hexameric protein, which translates to MKIKEIVNALEIFAPLPLQDGFDNAGLQIGLTDAEATGALLCLDVTEAVVDEAITLGYNLIVSHHPLIFKGYKSITGRDYVERCILKAIKNDIVIFSMHTNLDNAPQGVNFKIAEIIGLKNLRILEPKENQLLKLVTFVPTAQAEGVRQALFAAGCGCIGNYDSCSYNLEGKGTFRAQPGTHPFCGEIGQLHEEQEVRVETVLPAYLKGKVQKALIEAHPYEEPAYDFYPLQNEWAQAGSGLVGELEEPETETDFLRRVKKLFEVGCVKHSRMTGRLIQKVALCGGAGAFLLPKAVGAHADVFLTGEVKYHDYFSYENDILIAEIGHYESEQYTKDLLYSIIREKFPTLDVQLTRVNTNPIKYL; encoded by the coding sequence ATGAAAATTAAGGAAATTGTGAATGCCCTTGAGATATTCGCGCCTCTGCCTTTACAGGACGGATTCGACAATGCCGGACTGCAAATCGGATTGACAGACGCGGAAGCTACAGGGGCTTTGTTGTGTCTGGACGTCACGGAAGCCGTGGTAGATGAAGCCATCACGCTGGGATATAACCTGATTGTGTCCCACCATCCGCTCATCTTCAAGGGCTACAAGTCGATTACCGGACGCGACTACGTGGAGCGTTGCATCCTGAAAGCCATCAAGAACGACATCGTGATTTTCTCGATGCACACCAACCTGGACAATGCCCCGCAGGGAGTGAACTTCAAGATTGCCGAAATTATCGGACTGAAAAACCTGCGCATCCTGGAGCCGAAAGAGAACCAGCTGCTGAAACTGGTCACCTTCGTCCCCACAGCCCAGGCCGAAGGGGTGCGCCAGGCCTTGTTCGCCGCCGGATGCGGATGCATCGGCAACTACGACTCCTGCAGCTACAACCTGGAAGGAAAGGGCACTTTCCGCGCACAGCCGGGCACGCATCCTTTCTGCGGAGAAATCGGCCAGCTGCATGAGGAACAGGAGGTGCGAGTGGAGACGGTGCTTCCGGCCTACCTGAAAGGGAAGGTGCAGAAGGCCCTTATCGAGGCTCATCCTTACGAGGAACCGGCCTACGACTTCTATCCCTTGCAGAACGAATGGGCACAAGCCGGTTCGGGACTCGTGGGCGAACTGGAAGAACCGGAAACGGAGACCGACTTCCTGCGCCGCGTGAAGAAACTGTTCGAAGTGGGCTGCGTGAAACACTCGCGCATGACGGGACGCCTCATCCAGAAGGTAGCCCTCTGCGGAGGAGCCGGAGCCTTTCTGCTGCCCAAGGCGGTAGGCGCGCACGCCGACGTCTTCCTGACAGGCGAAGTGAAATACCACGACTATTTCAGCTACGAGAACGACATACTGATAGCGGAAATAGGGCACTACGAAAGCGAACAATATACCAAAGACTTATTATATTCAATCATACGGGAGAAGTTTCCGACACTCGATGTACAGCTGACGCGTGTCAATACCAATCCCATAAAATACTTGTAG
- a CDS encoding zinc ribbon domain-containing protein — MAKEAKKDPNELSVEEKLKALYQLQTMLSEIDKIKTLRGELPLEVQDLEDEVTGLSTRIEKIKGEIEELKSNVASKKIEIETAKTSIDKYKSQQDNVRNNREYDVLTKEIEFQSLEVELCEKRIKEYTAGIKAKEEEIVKSEQLLEERKKDLEVKKNELDEIVAETKQEEEKLREKAKNLEATIEPRLLQAFKRIRKNSRNGLGITYVQRDACGGCFNKIPPQKQLDIRMRKKIIVCEYCGRIMIDPELAGVEPEKHLETKMK, encoded by the coding sequence ATGGCTAAAGAAGCAAAAAAAGATCCGAATGAATTGAGTGTAGAAGAAAAGCTGAAAGCACTCTATCAGTTGCAAACCATGTTGTCGGAGATTGATAAAATCAAGACACTGAGAGGGGAGCTTCCGCTGGAAGTGCAGGACCTGGAAGACGAAGTGACCGGTCTGAGCACACGTATCGAAAAGATCAAGGGTGAGATTGAAGAGTTGAAGTCGAATGTGGCCAGCAAGAAAATCGAAATCGAAACGGCCAAGACTTCCATCGACAAGTATAAGAGCCAGCAGGACAATGTGCGCAACAACCGCGAATACGACGTGCTGACCAAGGAAATCGAATTCCAGAGCCTCGAAGTGGAACTCTGCGAAAAACGTATCAAGGAATACACCGCCGGCATCAAGGCCAAGGAAGAGGAAATCGTGAAGAGTGAACAGCTGCTCGAGGAAAGAAAGAAAGACCTGGAAGTGAAGAAGAACGAGCTGGACGAAATCGTGGCCGAAACCAAACAGGAAGAAGAAAAGCTGAGAGAAAAAGCAAAGAACCTGGAAGCTACCATCGAACCGCGTCTGCTTCAGGCTTTCAAGCGTATCCGTAAGAACTCACGCAACGGTTTGGGTATCACTTACGTGCAGCGTGACGCTTGTGGCGGTTGCTTCAACAAGATTCCGCCTCAGAAACAGCTCGACATCCGCATGCGCAAGAAAATCATCGTTTGCGAATACTGCGGACGTATCATGATTGACCCGGAACTGGCGGGTGTGGAACCGGAAAAGCATCTGGAAACAAAAATGAAATAA